One Setaria viridis chromosome 7, Setaria_viridis_v4.0, whole genome shotgun sequence genomic region harbors:
- the LOC117864140 gene encoding large ribosomal subunit protein uL22, whose translation MVKYSREPTNPTKSTKAMGRDLRVHFKNTRETAFALRKLSLTKAKRYLEDVIAHKQAIPFRRYCGGVGRTAQAKSRHSNGQGRWPVKSARFILDLLKNAESNAEVKGLDVDTLYVSHIQVNQAQKQRRRTYRAHGRINPYMSSPCHIELILSEKEEPVKKEAESQIATRKA comes from the exons ATG GTGAAGTACTCGAGGGAGCCGACCAACCCCACCAAGT CCACCAAGGCCATGGGCCGGGACCTCCGTGTTCACTTCAAG AACACCCGTGAGACAGCTTTTGCCCTCAGGAAGTTGTCACTCACCAAGGCCAAAAGGTACCTTGAGGATGTGATTGCCCACAAGCAGGCCATCCCCTTCCGCAGGTACTGCGGCGGTGTTGGGCGTACTGCTCAGGCTAAGTCGCGCCACTCCAATGGACAGGGACGCTGGCCCGTTAAGTCTGCTAGATTCATTCTAGATCTTCTCAAGAATGCAGAGAGCAATGCTGAG GTCAAAGGTCTTGACGTCGATACCCTCTACGTGTCACACATTCAAGTGAACCAAGCTCagaagcagcggcgcaggaCCTACCGTGCTCATGGACGCATCAATC CTTACATGTCCTCCCCATGCCACATTGAGCTGATCTTGTCGGAGAAGGAAGAGCCAGTGAAGAAAGAG GCTGAGTCTCAGATCGCAACCAGGAAGGCTTAG
- the LOC117865898 gene encoding uncharacterized protein, whose amino-acid sequence MSSLEEPLGLGDLPKLSINRLGSLSSPRAYRRAAAADDINNRKYNNSCNGSTQMVFHGNSHAWHPQCRQADSSCDVVELRDLPRKVMWDLPSFVKIVEVGPRDGLQNEKGNVPTSVKIQLIHKLVAAGLSVVEATSFVSPKWVPQLADAKEVLKGIQQVPGVRHPVLTPNLRGFEAAVAAGAKEIAVFASASESFSKSNINCTIEESLVRYRDVTAAAKKYGLLIRGYVSCVIGCPVEGAIDPSKVAYVAKELYNMGCSEISLGDTIGVGTPGSVAAMLEAVMSFVPVDKIAVHFHDTYGQALANILVSLQMGISIVDSSVSGLGGCPYAKGATGNVATEDVVYMLHGLGIETNVDLNKLMEAGDYISRHLGRPVGSKTAAALRKHLSP is encoded by the exons ATGTCGAGCCTCGAGGAGCCGCTTGGTCTCGGAGACCTGCCAAAGTTGAGTATTAACAGACTTGGAAGCCTCTCATCGCCAAGAGCTTATCGTAGGGCAGCAGCAGCTGATGACATCAACAATCGCAA GTATAACAACTCCTGCAATGGAAGCACTCAGATGGTCTTCCATGGCAATTCTCATGCATGGCATCCGCAATGCCGTCAGGCCGATTCATCATGTGATGTAGTGGAGCTTAGAGATCTTCCCAGAAAG GTTATGTGGGATCTACCAAGCTTTGTCAAGATAGTTGAAGTTGGACCACGAGACGGCCTGCAAAACGAAAAGGGCAATGTACCAACATCTGTCAAGATCCAACTGATACACAAATTAGTGGCTGCAGGTTTATCAGTAGTTGAAGCCACAAGTTTTGTATCCCCAAAATGGGTGCCGCAG TTAGCTGATGCAAAGGAAGTCCTCAAAGGGATCCAGCAGGTGCCAGGTGTGAGGCATCCAGTGTTAACTCCTAACCTCAGA GGATTTGAGGCTGCTGTTGCAGCTGGTGCAAAGGAAATTGCGGTATTTGCATCTGCCTCTGAATCCTTCTCTAAGTCGAACATTAACTGTACCATTGAGGAAAGTCTTGTTCGGTACCGTGATGTTACTGCTGCTGCCAAGAAATATGGACTCCTTATCCGCGG GTATGTTTCCTGTGTAATTGGTTGCCCTGTTGAAGGTGCAATCGATCCATCGAAGGTGGCATATGTAGCTAAGGAGCTTTATAACATGGGGTGCTCGGAGATTTCACTTGGCGACACAATTGGTGTTGGTACACCAG GTAGTGTAGCTGCTATGCTTGAAGCTGTCATGTCCTTTGTTCCGGTGGACAAGATTGCTGTTCATTTCCACGATACGTACGGCCAGGCCCTTGCCAATATCCTAGTCTCCCTTCAA ATGGGGATCAGCATAGTGGACTCGTCAGTTTCAGGCCTCGGAGGCTGCCCGTATGCAAAGGGCGCAACTGGCAATGTCGCCACTGAGGACGTCGTGTACATGCTCCATGGCCTGGGGATAGAGACCAACGTCGACCTCAACAAGCTCATGGAGGCTGGCGATTACATCTCCAGGCATCTAGGAAGGCCGGTGGGCTCCAAGACTGCTGCCGCTCTGCGCAAGCACCTGAGTCCCTAA
- the LOC117864139 gene encoding M phase phosphoprotein 10 encodes MAMDVGEPLDGGAALQLLRDADPAHFLSPSADLAAAARAASRHIYSSLAPLSPAQPPPLPSLLAGPAFDAEQIWSQIELLSRPLLPHLRRQLRRLEQQPRPQPQAALPVETPADAEEEQSEEDGQGSELDEFKEELEETDEEEELSDDEEEEEEEELDGRGGKGLEDRFLKICEMAEFLDKGDEEEYGGGANRGEKKKATKNWMEDSDDEGEEDRDEDDDEGEDDDDEGQLDLEDFEDDDEEGEGDGGGGIMYKDFFEKKHNQPVKKRDGSTKKVQFKDDVHEMELDGSENDDGNEDQGLSTHEKERLKMRAKIEQMEKANLEPSTWTMQGEVTASSRPKNSALEVDLDFEHNVRPAPVITEEVTASLEEMIKKRIAEGHFDDVEKPSLLPSKAPREHKELDESKSKKGLAELYEDDYAQKSGIAPAPLSISDELKKEANTLFKRVCLKLDALSHFHFAPKPVIEDMSVQANVPALAMEEIAPVAVSDAAMLAPEEIFEGKGDVKEEGELTQAERKRRRANKKRRYAGSHKERPVKLQKD; translated from the exons ATGGCGATGGACGTGGGCGAGCCGCTCGACGGCGGGGCGGCCCTGCAGCTGCTTCGGGATGCGGACCCGGCTCACTTCCTCTCCCCGtccgccgacctcgccgccgccgcccgcgcggccTCGCGGCACATCTACTCTTCGCTTGCGCCGCTCTCCCCCGCGcagccgcccccgctccctAGCCTCCTCGCGGGCCCCGCCTTCGATGCTGAGCAGATTTGGTCCCAGATAGAGCTTCTCTCCCGCCCACTCCTCCCCCACCtgcgccgccagctccgccgcctcgaGCAGCAACCCCGGCCGCAACCGCAGGCGGCTCTTCCTGTGGAGACGCCTGCTGATGCCGAGGAGGAGCAGTCGGAGGAGGACGGACAAGGTAGCGAATTGGATGAGTTCAAGGAGGAGTTGGAGGAGacagatgaggaggaggaattGAGTgacgatgaggaagaagaagaggaggaggaattgGATGGGAGAGGAGGGAAAGGGTTAGAGGACCGGTTCCTGAAGATATGTGAGATGGCGGAGTTCCTGGATAAGGGGGATGAAGAGGAGTATGGTGGCGGTGCCAATCgaggagagaagaagaaggcgacgaAAAACTGGATGGAGGACAGTGATGATGAGGGTGAGGAGGACAGAGATGAGGATGACGATGAGggggaagatgatgatgatgaaggccAATTGGAT TTGGAAGATtttgaggatgatgatgaagagggtgAAGGAGACGGTGGTGGAGGTATAAT GTACAAAgatttttttgagaaaaaacatAACCAGCCAGTCAAAAAGAGAGATGGTTCCACAAAGAAAGTTCAATTCAAGGATGATGTACATGAAATGGAACTTGATGGCAGTGAGAACGATGATGGAAAT GAAGACCAGGGTCTCTCAACCCATGAAAAGGAGCGGCTGAAGATGCGTGCTAAAATAGAGCAAATGGAGAAAGCTAATCTTGAACCCAGTACGTGGACCATGCAGGGAGAG GTTACTGCTTCCAGCAGGCCCAAAAACAGTGCCCTAGAAGTGGACCTTGATTTTGAGCACAATGTAAGACCTGCCCCAGTAATCACTGAGGAAGTCACAGCTTCTCTTGAAGAGATGATAAAGAAAAGAATTGCAGAG GGTCATTTTGATGATGTTGAGAAGCCTTCTCTCTTGCCGTCTAAAGCTCCCAGGGAGCATAAGGAACTG GATGAAAGTAAGAGCAAGAAGGGTCTTGCTGAACTCTATGAG GATGATTATGCCCAAAAATCAGGCATTGCACCTGCCCCGCTATCGATTTCAGATGAACTAAAGAAAGAG GCAAATACTTTATTTAAGAGGGTATGCTTGAAGTTGGATGCACTATCACATTTCCACTTTGCTCCAAAGCCT GTCATTGAAGATATGTCTGTACAAGCTAATGTGCCAGCCTTAGCaatggaagag ATTGCACCTGTAGCCGTTTCCGATGCTGCAATGCTTGCTCCTGAAGAAATCTTTGAAGGAAAAGGTGATGTTAAGGAAGAGGGAGAACTTACACAGGCTGAGCGCAAGAGAAGAAGAGCCAACAAGAAAAGGAGATATGCAG GGTCACACAAGGAGAGGCCAGTCAAGTTGCAGAAAGATTAG